From Aurantiacibacter atlanticus, a single genomic window includes:
- a CDS encoding DUF7146 domain-containing protein, which produces MLTCLSPTQETIDTVAGLRGKWHGSYAMCRCPAHRDSTPSLSIRQGQHGILVHCFAGCQNEDVLRAISRTRPVFNSPAPKFQPSPSSANARRIWDQGREICETLAEAYLKSRNLPLDLRDIRYHHKCPFGRKPNAVFRPALLVAVRDRLEIMAIQRIALGSKGLCHKGKYMLGRPGMGAWSPSFKGDTLGLAESMEDAVAYTRIKGIPCWSTLGAERLALVRIPDGVKTVVIAEDNNRAGRLGALAAIEAYATKDRTVLRDPPPRKAGDWAEVNENTGG; this is translated from the coding sequence ATGCTGACCTGTCTGAGCCCAACTCAGGAAACAATCGACACGGTAGCAGGACTTCGCGGCAAGTGGCATGGCAGCTACGCCATGTGCCGATGTCCAGCACACCGCGACAGCACGCCGTCCCTCTCGATCAGGCAGGGCCAGCACGGAATACTGGTACACTGCTTTGCCGGATGCCAAAATGAAGACGTACTGCGAGCAATCTCGCGAACGCGGCCCGTATTCAATTCGCCAGCACCCAAATTTCAGCCAAGTCCATCGTCAGCGAATGCGCGGCGAATATGGGACCAGGGCCGGGAGATCTGCGAAACGCTCGCTGAGGCATACCTGAAATCGCGCAATCTTCCGTTGGATCTCCGCGATATCCGTTACCACCATAAATGTCCGTTCGGACGCAAACCCAATGCCGTCTTCAGACCCGCGCTTCTCGTTGCGGTGAGGGATCGCCTGGAGATCATGGCAATCCAGCGTATCGCGCTCGGATCGAAAGGGCTGTGCCACAAAGGCAAATACATGCTTGGGCGGCCGGGGATGGGCGCCTGGTCACCGTCGTTCAAAGGCGACACGCTCGGCCTTGCGGAGAGCATGGAAGATGCAGTCGCCTACACCAGGATCAAAGGAATTCCGTGCTGGAGTACGCTCGGAGCCGAACGCCTGGCTCTTGTCCGAATACCGGACGGCGTAAAGACGGTCGTGATCGCCGAGGACAACAACAGGGCAGGGCGGCTTGGCGCACTGGCGGCGATTGAGGCGTACGCGACTAAAGACCGGACGGTTCTCCGCGATCCTCCGCCACGAAAGGCGGGCGACTGGGCCGAGGTGAACGAGAACACTGGAGGATAG
- a CDS encoding strawberry notch-like NTP hydrolase domain-containing protein, with the protein MTDLFEQSDHRLKGAIEEVAQNIAGSILSKKSLFAIMEQLHGCTSANGSWTQRDAYDLLEAGLALHLSARSTPLLEDVPALSELVDSLPTHTVRSEDQIRFQQFSTPADLAALAVIAAQPRSTDIVLEPSAGHGSLVSMLPAVAQLHLNEIDPRRRAKLSLLFERATITGFDGAMLTSLSAHDLRPTVILMNPPFSRSQGRGVDQFAAVRHLRAALAKLLPGGRVVAIMPDWFTPSAKMLRIYEETFANCTVQTSCRLAKCYHKQGTSVAVRLLVIDKVPGNSKPSLIARDTVSELAECFLIVKRIDPATAPPARPTRIKPKATSLFKSMRAKPRTTPKIERKLAAREIVTVDYAKLEAPRALGAQSGVYVPYRPSRINIQGSRKHPTPLVESVAMGSIPAPVPDYIPRLHDCILNEAHLSEAQLETIIYAGNAWTQFLPGKFVPSEEGVGLSLSENGKAYRKGYFLGDGTGAGKGRQIAACILDNWLAGRRQAIWISKNESLLEDARRDWAAIGGLPADIQPLSSWKIDQELPFRDGIVFVTYPTLRSQRQDATRLKQLLDWADTDFDGVIAFDESHEMGGVAGGEGARGAKPGSLQGIAGVLLQNHLPDARVLYASATGASDVNNLAYAVRLGLWGPGTAFSNREDFISQIRSGGIAAMELVSRDLKALGLYQARALSFAGVEYEVLKHDLTNDQIGIYDTYADAWAIIHQNMEEALALTNVVDDLDGDTLNSGAKAAARSRFEGAKQRFFNQVLLSMKLPTLIAAINGHIDDDKAIVVQLVSTAESILDRRLDSLSPEERAELDLDLSPREYV; encoded by the coding sequence GTGACCGACCTATTCGAACAATCCGACCACCGCCTCAAGGGGGCGATCGAGGAAGTCGCCCAGAACATCGCAGGCTCGATCCTTTCGAAGAAGAGCCTCTTTGCGATCATGGAGCAGCTGCACGGCTGCACATCGGCGAATGGATCCTGGACGCAGCGCGATGCCTACGATTTGCTTGAGGCGGGGCTGGCGCTTCATCTTTCGGCGCGTTCGACACCCTTGCTCGAAGATGTGCCTGCGCTGTCGGAACTGGTCGACTCGCTGCCCACCCACACCGTTCGAAGCGAAGATCAGATCCGCTTCCAGCAATTCTCGACGCCGGCCGATCTGGCGGCGCTCGCCGTGATCGCCGCGCAACCCCGCAGCACTGACATCGTCCTGGAACCGAGTGCCGGGCATGGCTCTCTCGTGAGCATGTTGCCGGCTGTCGCGCAGCTCCACCTCAACGAAATCGATCCTCGTCGCCGTGCGAAGCTGTCGCTTCTTTTCGAAAGAGCCACGATCACCGGCTTCGACGGTGCGATGCTGACTTCCCTTTCGGCGCACGACCTCCGGCCAACGGTGATCTTGATGAACCCGCCGTTTTCGCGTTCGCAGGGCAGGGGGGTCGACCAATTCGCAGCGGTCCGTCACCTGCGCGCGGCCTTGGCGAAGTTGCTTCCGGGCGGCCGCGTCGTTGCCATCATGCCTGACTGGTTCACCCCCAGCGCCAAGATGCTGCGGATCTACGAGGAAACCTTCGCAAACTGCACGGTGCAGACATCCTGCAGGCTCGCCAAATGCTATCACAAGCAGGGCACGAGCGTGGCGGTCCGGTTGCTGGTCATCGACAAGGTTCCGGGCAATTCGAAACCGTCCTTGATTGCACGCGACACCGTCTCCGAGCTTGCCGAATGCTTTTTGATCGTGAAGCGGATCGACCCCGCGACAGCGCCGCCGGCACGACCCACCCGGATCAAGCCGAAGGCGACAAGCCTGTTCAAGTCGATGCGCGCCAAGCCGCGCACCACGCCTAAGATCGAGCGCAAGCTTGCGGCGCGCGAGATCGTCACGGTGGACTATGCCAAGCTGGAAGCGCCCCGCGCGCTCGGGGCGCAATCGGGCGTCTACGTTCCCTATCGGCCGAGCCGGATCAACATCCAGGGCTCCCGGAAACACCCGACACCCCTCGTCGAGAGCGTCGCCATGGGATCGATCCCGGCGCCGGTGCCCGATTACATACCGCGGCTTCACGATTGCATTCTGAACGAGGCGCATCTCTCCGAAGCGCAGCTCGAAACGATCATTTACGCCGGCAACGCCTGGACGCAGTTTCTTCCGGGCAAGTTCGTGCCGTCAGAGGAGGGGGTGGGTCTTTCGCTGTCCGAGAACGGCAAGGCCTATCGGAAGGGCTATTTCTTGGGCGATGGGACCGGAGCGGGGAAGGGGCGCCAAATTGCAGCCTGCATCCTCGACAACTGGTTGGCGGGCCGCAGGCAAGCGATCTGGATATCCAAGAACGAAAGCCTCCTCGAAGATGCCCGCCGCGACTGGGCCGCGATCGGCGGGCTCCCCGCCGACATCCAACCGCTCTCCAGCTGGAAGATCGACCAAGAACTTCCCTTCCGCGACGGCATCGTCTTTGTGACCTATCCAACGCTGCGCAGCCAACGCCAGGATGCGACACGCCTGAAGCAGCTGCTCGACTGGGCTGACACCGACTTCGACGGCGTCATCGCCTTCGACGAAAGCCACGAGATGGGCGGCGTGGCAGGAGGCGAGGGCGCGCGCGGCGCGAAGCCGGGTTCCCTGCAAGGGATCGCCGGTGTCCTGCTCCAGAACCACCTCCCCGATGCCCGCGTTCTATACGCGTCTGCCACGGGCGCATCCGACGTCAACAACCTCGCCTATGCCGTTCGCCTCGGCCTCTGGGGACCGGGAACCGCATTCTCGAACCGCGAGGACTTCATCAGCCAGATCCGGTCGGGCGGGATCGCCGCGATGGAACTGGTGTCCCGTGACCTGAAGGCGCTGGGCCTCTATCAGGCGAGGGCACTGAGCTTTGCCGGTGTCGAATACGAGGTGCTCAAGCACGATCTGACAAACGATCAGATCGGCATCTACGACACCTATGCGGACGCCTGGGCGATCATCCATCAGAACATGGAGGAGGCACTGGCGCTTACAAACGTCGTCGACGATCTCGACGGCGACACGCTCAACAGCGGCGCAAAGGCCGCGGCCCGCTCTCGCTTCGAAGGCGCCAAGCAACGCTTCTTCAACCAGGTCCTTCTCTCCATGAAGCTGCCGACCCTGATCGCCGCAATCAATGGCCATATCGACGACGACAAGGCGATCGTCGTCCAGCTCGTCTCCACGGCCGAGAGCATTCTGGACAGGCGTCTCGACAGTCTATCTCCCGAGGAACGCGCCGAGCTTGATCTGGACCTCAGTCCTCGCGAGTACGTCTAA